From one Pristiophorus japonicus isolate sPriJap1 unplaced genomic scaffold, sPriJap1.hap1 HAP1_SCAFFOLD_579, whole genome shotgun sequence genomic stretch:
- the LOC139254802 gene encoding zinc finger protein 229-like, with amino-acid sequence MESHKDTRTMEKPWKCDCGKVFRSPSELEIHRRSHTGERPFTCSECGKGFTRLSHLQSHQRTHTGARPFTCAECGKGFTQSSNLLAHQRVHTGERPFPCSECGKGFTFSADLLRHQRVHTGERPFTCSECGKGFTRSSTLLAHQRVHTGERPFTCSESGKGFTGSSQLVAHWRVHTGERPFTCSECGKGFTYSSILRIHQRVHTGERPFTCSECGMEFTQSSNLRKHQRVHTRERPFTCSECGKGFTRLSTLLAHQRVHTGERLFTCSECGKGFTRSFSLLIHMRVHTGERPFTCSECGKGFTCSADLLRHQRVHTGERPFTCFECEKGFTRSSDLLIHQRVHTGERPFTCSECGKGFTRLSTLLTHQRVHTGERPFTCSECGKGFTRSSHLLTHQRVHK; translated from the coding sequence atggagagtcacaaggatacccgcaccatggagaaaccgtggaaatgtgactgtgggaaggtattcagatcaccgtctgagctggaaattcatcgacgcagtcacactggggagagaccgttcacctgctcagagtgtgggaagggattcactcgattatcccacctgcagtcacaccaacgcactcacactggggcaaggccgttcacctgcgctgagtgtgggaagggatttactcagtcatccaacctgctggcacaccagcgagttcacactggggagaggccattcccctgctcagagtgtgggaagggattcacattttcagccgacctgctgagacaccagcgagttcacactggggagaggccattcacctgctctgagtgtgggaagggattcactcggtcatccaccctgctggcacaccagcgagttcacactggggagaggccattcacctgctcagagagtgggaagggattcactgggtcatcccaacttgtagctcactggcgagttcacaccggggagagaccgttcacctgctctgagtgtgggaagggattcacttattcatccatcctgcggatacaccagcgagttcacactggggagaggccattcacttgctctgagtgtgggatggaatttactcagtcatccaacttgcggaaacaccagcgagttcacactagggagaggccattcacctgctctgagtgtgggaagggattcactcggttatccaccctgctggcacaccagcgagttcacactggagagaggctattcacctgctcagagtgtgggaagggattcactcggtcattcagcctgctgatacacatgcgagttcacaccggggagaggccattcacctgctctgagtgtgggaagggattcacatgttcagccgacctgctgagacaccagcgagttcacactggggagaggccgttcacctgctttgagtgtgagaagggattcactcgatcatccgacctgctgatacaccagcgagttcacactggggagaggccattcacctgctcagagtgtgggaagggattcactcggttatccaccctgctgacacaccagcgagttcacactggggagaggccattcacctgctcagagtgtgggaagggattcactcggtcatcccacctgctaacacaccagcgagttcacaagtga